From Flavobacterium sp. 102, a single genomic window includes:
- the rimO gene encoding 30S ribosomal protein S12 methylthiotransferase RimO, whose amino-acid sequence MRTKSLKKNKINVITLGCSKNTYDSEVLMGQLKASGKEVAHEQEGNIVVINTCGFIDNAKAESVNTILEYADKKERGLVDKVFVTGCLSERYRPDLEKEIPNVDQYFGTTELPLLLKALGADYKHELLGERLTTTPKNYAYLKIAEGCDRPCSFCAIPIMRGKHVSQSIEKLVKEAEGLAKNGVKELILIAQDLTYYGLDLYKKRNLAELLENLVKVEGIEWIRLHYAFPTGFPMDVLDLMKREPKICNYIDIPLQHISDNILKSMRRGTTKEKTTKLLKEFREAVPGMTIRTTLIVGYPGETQEDFEIMRDWVQEMKFERLGCFAYSHEENTHAYSLEDDVPDEVKQARAMEIMDLQSQISWDLNQEKIGQTFKCIIDRKEGQYFIGRTEFDSPDVDNEVLIDAANFYVKTGEFVNVKIIDATEFDLYGEPVQ is encoded by the coding sequence ATGAGAACTAAGTCTTTAAAGAAAAACAAAATCAATGTCATTACCCTTGGATGTTCTAAAAACACTTACGATAGTGAGGTTTTAATGGGGCAATTAAAAGCCAGTGGCAAAGAGGTAGCACATGAACAAGAAGGAAACATTGTGGTGATTAACACCTGCGGTTTTATTGATAATGCCAAAGCAGAATCAGTAAATACGATTCTTGAATATGCCGATAAAAAAGAAAGAGGCTTAGTAGACAAAGTTTTTGTTACCGGTTGTCTTTCTGAAAGATACCGTCCCGATTTAGAGAAAGAAATTCCGAATGTTGACCAATATTTCGGCACCACAGAATTACCCTTATTATTAAAAGCTTTAGGTGCAGATTACAAACATGAGTTACTTGGCGAACGTTTAACCACCACGCCAAAAAACTATGCTTATTTAAAAATTGCTGAAGGTTGTGATAGACCGTGCAGCTTTTGTGCCATTCCGATTATGCGTGGCAAGCACGTTTCGCAATCCATTGAAAAACTAGTCAAAGAAGCTGAAGGTTTGGCTAAAAACGGCGTAAAGGAATTGATTCTTATCGCTCAAGATTTAACGTACTACGGTTTAGATTTATACAAAAAAAGAAACTTAGCTGAATTGCTTGAAAATTTAGTAAAAGTAGAAGGCATCGAATGGATTCGTTTACACTATGCTTTCCCAACCGGTTTCCCAATGGATGTTTTGGATTTGATGAAACGCGAACCAAAAATCTGTAATTATATCGATATTCCGTTGCAACACATTTCAGATAATATTTTGAAATCTATGCGAAGAGGAACGACAAAAGAAAAAACCACCAAATTGCTAAAAGAATTCCGAGAAGCTGTTCCGGGAATGACCATCAGAACGACTTTAATCGTAGGTTATCCGGGAGAAACTCAGGAAGATTTTGAAATCATGAGAGATTGGGTTCAAGAAATGAAATTTGAAAGATTGGGTTGTTTTGCATATTCTCACGAAGAAAATACGCATGCTTATTCCTTGGAAGATGATGTTCCGGATGAAGTAAAGCAAGCGCGTGCTATGGAAATAATGGATTTACAATCGCAAATTTCTTGGGACTTAAACCAAGAAAAAATCGGGCAAACTTTCAAATGTATTATTGACCGAAAAGAAGGTCAGTATTTCATCGGAAGAACTGAATTTGACAGTCCTGATGTAGACAACGAAGTGTTGATTGACGCTGCGAATTTCTACGTTAAAACCGGAGAATTTGTCAATGTAAAAATCATTGATGCTACTGAGTTTGACCTTTATGGTGAACCAGTTCAGTAA
- a CDS encoding OmpP1/FadL family transporter — protein sequence MKKYLLLLCIGMSFSNVQAQETTPDDVIRLAVDNLTGTARFRGMSGAFGAVGGDLSAINVNPAGSIFFNNNFATISGSVYNAKNKSRYFGTSTNDTDSTLDINQAGAIFIFKNGADSKSDWKKIAIGLNYENANNFNNSVLSAGTNPYNSIGNYFVNIAQGIPTSVLNDFSYYDLNFYEQQAYLGYDTYIFEPTNNVPNNNSYYTNIPTGGNYYQENQVFTTGYNGKLSGNFSASYKDIIFLGGNLNFHFVNIEKLSSVYESNDNPLYDTGSTISEILFENRLWTTGSGFSFNLGAIVKPIESVRIGLAYESPTWFRLTDELQQGVRTRSLNNQDGNEFPFSFQDPIVYLPYTVQTPGKWTGSLAYIFGKKGLLSVDVSSKDYSATRIKPKNDPSYMGINNFMNNALDNAIEVRVGGEFKIKQVSLRAGYRFEESPYKVDQAFGDLTGYTGGIGYNFGESRLDLAYSYDHRNSNQAFVSSGMTDPARISRYNNNVTVSYSVNF from the coding sequence ATGAAAAAGTACTTACTATTATTATGCATTGGAATGTCATTTTCCAATGTTCAAGCTCAAGAAACCACACCGGATGACGTTATACGTCTAGCCGTTGACAATCTTACCGGAACTGCCAGATTCAGAGGGATGAGTGGTGCCTTTGGAGCCGTTGGTGGTGATTTATCAGCCATTAATGTTAATCCGGCAGGTTCAATTTTTTTTAACAATAACTTTGCTACGATTTCCGGTTCTGTTTACAATGCCAAAAATAAATCTCGCTATTTTGGCACTTCAACCAATGACACGGATAGTACTCTAGACATCAATCAAGCTGGTGCTATTTTTATTTTTAAAAATGGTGCTGACAGCAAAAGTGATTGGAAAAAAATTGCCATTGGTTTAAATTATGAAAACGCTAATAACTTTAACAATAGCGTATTATCTGCAGGAACCAATCCATATAACTCTATAGGAAATTATTTTGTAAACATTGCTCAAGGCATTCCAACTAGTGTGCTAAATGATTTCAGTTATTATGATTTAAATTTTTATGAGCAACAGGCTTATTTAGGTTATGACACTTATATTTTTGAGCCGACCAATAATGTCCCTAACAACAATTCTTATTACACTAACATTCCGACTGGTGGAAACTATTACCAAGAAAACCAAGTTTTTACTACTGGTTATAATGGTAAACTATCCGGTAACTTTTCTGCTTCTTATAAAGATATTATTTTCCTTGGCGGAAATTTGAATTTCCATTTCGTAAACATTGAAAAGTTGTCTTCTGTATATGAAAGCAATGACAATCCGCTTTATGATACCGGTTCAACCATTTCAGAAATTCTTTTTGAAAACAGACTTTGGACAACTGGTTCCGGATTTTCATTCAACTTAGGGGCAATTGTAAAACCTATAGAAAGTGTTCGTATCGGTCTCGCGTATGAATCGCCAACGTGGTTCAGATTAACCGACGAATTACAACAAGGAGTTAGAACACGTAGTCTAAACAATCAAGACGGTAATGAATTCCCTTTTTCATTTCAAGATCCTATAGTGTATTTACCTTACACGGTTCAAACTCCCGGAAAATGGACTGGCAGTTTGGCATATATTTTTGGCAAAAAAGGATTATTAAGTGTTGATGTTTCCAGCAAAGATTACAGCGCTACAAGAATAAAACCTAAAAACGATCCAAGTTATATGGGCATCAACAATTTTATGAACAATGCGTTAGACAATGCTATTGAGGTTCGTGTTGGTGGCGAATTCAAAATCAAACAAGTGAGTTTAAGAGCAGGCTATCGATTTGAAGAAAGTCCTTATAAAGTAGACCAAGCTTTTGGTGACTTAACCGGATATACCGGTGGAATTGGTTATAATTTTGGCGAAAGCCGATTAGATTTAGCTTACTCTTATGACCACAGAAATAGCAATCAAGCTTTTGTCTCTTCGGGCATGACAGATCCGGCGAGAATCAGCAGATACAACAATAATGTAACGGTTAGTTATTCTGTGAATTTCTAA